From the Ctenopharyngodon idella isolate HZGC_01 chromosome 3, HZGC01, whole genome shotgun sequence genome, one window contains:
- the LOC127508907 gene encoding uncharacterized protein LOC127508907: MASQGSFHSRIYFLCPHCKKAPRSLPVHLRTACMRGRAEAEVRATVIEAKKEMSEFTHRERFWEYQRIQDILATADPLARLLDEMQKKGLVVTNKPPVLPNPTLPVPSLPSSAPQSPGEGANEPHVVTNVTVQEWEGKTHIPNGASVAVKEDKTEVLLTDDQEHGFGLYFNKVRPATLQGNDAKAEDKFFALSSGRPIYNPCNDSNRLYAKHNLPSVTTRSREKRMNEQTAFDHRHFL, translated from the exons ATGGCTTCCCAAGG ATCTTTCCACAGCAGGATCTACTTCCTCTGCCCTCACTGCAAGAAGGCTCCACGCTCTCTTCCTGTGCACCTCAGGACGGCGTGCATGCGCGGCCGCGCAGAGGCAGAGGTACGGGCCACTGTGATTGAAGCCAAGAAAGAGATGTCTGAATTTACCCACAGGGAACGTTTCTGGGAGTACCAGCGTATTCAAGACATTTTGGCAACTGCTGATCCTCTTGCCAG GTTGTTAGACGAGATGCAAAAGAAGGGCTTAGTGGTAACAAACAAACCTCCAGTCCTCCCTAACCCCACACTGCCTGTGCCCTCTTTACCTTCATCTGCTCCTCAAAGCCCTGGAGAAGGTGCGAACGAGCCACATGTTGTGACGAACGTGACC GTTCAGGAATGGGAGGGGAAAACCCACATACCGAACGGAGCTTCAGTTGCAGTGAAGGAGGATAAAACAGAAGTACTGCTGACTGATGACCAGGAACAT ggttttgGTCTGTACTTCAACAAGGTACGGCCGGCGACGCTTCAAGGAAATGATGCGAAAGCAGAGGACAAATTTTTTGCGTTGAGTAGTGGGAGGCCGATATATAACCCCTGCAATGATTCGAACAGACTCTATGCCAA ACACAACCTTCCCAGTGTGACCACGAGAAGCAGAGAGAAAAGGATGAATGAACAGACTGCATTTGACCATCGCCATTTTCTCTAA